In Persicimonas caeni, a single window of DNA contains:
- the ppsA gene encoding phosphoenolpyruvate synthase, which produces MAQKYVRWFETLNSDDTPLVGGKNASLGEMIATLKDEGIRVPDGFATTSDAYWEFVEHNGLKDPLQSELNALDAGDKELHQAGEAIRARFADAEFPEAIADAIFEAYAELGQRYERDDVDVAVRSSATAEDLPHASFAGQQESFLNVHGDQALLDACKRCFASLFTDRAISYREQKGFDHMKIALSVGVQKMVRADKAGAGVLFTIDTENGFPDAVVINAAFGLGENVVGGTVRPDQYNVYKPFLDADGKKPIIGKQLGEKENKMVYSDGGDEPTENIETPEEERARFVLDDDEILQLARWAVVIEDHYDRPMDIEWGKDGETGELSILQARPETVHSQATKGTMKSYELTEHGEPLCTGLAIGNAISAGPVCVIESIDQADQFEEGCVLVTEMTDPDWVPLMKKAAGIVTERGGRTSHAAIVSRELGVAAVIGTGDCTNKIKDAGEVTLSCAEGDEGYVYEGCLDFETHEVDFSEIPEVDTQIMMNIASPGAAMSWWKLPNRGIGLARMEYIINNVIQIHPLALTRFDEVEDEEARERIEKMTRHSESKPAYFVDHLAWGIGTIAASQYPDPVVVRMSDFKTNEYADLIGGRQFEPDEANPMLGWRGASRYYSDDYRDGFALECQAIKRVRDEMGFDNVIMMIPFCRTPEEADRVLEVIEENGLERGKNGLKLYVMAEIPTNIMQADEFCERFDGFSIGSNDLTQLTMGVDRDAQRLSYLFDERNNSVKRLIAQLIDTAHDRGCSVGICGEAPSNYPDFAAFLVEHGIDSISLSPDSIMKTLEVIAEVEKS; this is translated from the coding sequence ATGGCTCAGAAGTACGTGCGCTGGTTCGAGACTCTCAATTCCGACGACACTCCGCTCGTCGGCGGCAAGAACGCCTCGCTCGGCGAGATGATCGCCACGCTCAAGGACGAGGGCATCCGCGTGCCCGACGGCTTCGCCACCACTTCCGACGCCTACTGGGAGTTCGTCGAGCATAACGGGCTAAAAGACCCGCTGCAGTCGGAGCTCAACGCGCTCGATGCCGGCGACAAGGAGCTTCACCAGGCCGGAGAGGCCATCCGCGCGCGCTTCGCAGACGCCGAATTTCCCGAGGCCATCGCCGACGCCATCTTCGAGGCCTACGCCGAGCTCGGCCAGCGCTACGAGCGTGACGACGTCGACGTCGCCGTCCGCAGCAGCGCCACCGCAGAAGACCTGCCCCACGCGAGCTTCGCCGGCCAGCAGGAGAGCTTCCTCAACGTCCACGGCGACCAGGCCCTGCTCGACGCCTGCAAGCGCTGCTTCGCCTCCCTCTTCACCGACCGCGCCATCTCCTACCGCGAGCAAAAGGGCTTCGACCACATGAAGATCGCCCTGTCGGTCGGCGTCCAGAAGATGGTCCGCGCCGACAAAGCCGGCGCCGGCGTCCTCTTTACCATCGACACCGAAAACGGCTTTCCCGACGCCGTCGTCATCAACGCCGCCTTCGGCCTCGGCGAAAACGTCGTCGGCGGCACCGTCCGCCCCGACCAATACAACGTCTACAAGCCCTTCTTGGACGCCGACGGCAAAAAGCCCATCATCGGCAAGCAGTTGGGCGAGAAAGAAAACAAGATGGTCTACAGCGACGGGGGCGACGAGCCGACCGAGAATATCGAGACGCCCGAAGAGGAACGCGCCCGCTTCGTGCTCGACGACGACGAAATCCTCCAACTCGCCCGCTGGGCCGTCGTCATCGAGGACCACTACGACCGCCCCATGGACATCGAATGGGGCAAAGACGGCGAGACCGGAGAGCTGTCCATCTTGCAGGCGCGCCCCGAGACGGTGCACTCGCAGGCGACCAAAGGCACCATGAAGTCCTACGAGCTCACCGAGCACGGCGAGCCCCTGTGCACCGGGCTGGCCATCGGCAACGCCATCAGCGCCGGGCCGGTCTGCGTCATCGAGAGCATCGACCAAGCCGACCAGTTCGAGGAGGGTTGCGTGCTGGTCACCGAAATGACCGACCCTGACTGGGTGCCGCTCATGAAGAAGGCCGCCGGCATCGTCACCGAACGCGGCGGGCGCACCTCCCACGCCGCCATCGTCAGCCGCGAGCTCGGCGTGGCTGCGGTCATCGGCACCGGCGACTGCACCAACAAGATCAAAGACGCCGGCGAGGTCACCTTGTCGTGCGCCGAAGGCGACGAAGGCTACGTCTACGAGGGCTGCCTCGACTTCGAAACTCACGAGGTCGACTTCTCCGAGATCCCCGAGGTCGACACCCAGATCATGATGAATATCGCCAGCCCCGGCGCCGCCATGAGCTGGTGGAAGCTGCCCAACCGCGGCATCGGGCTGGCGCGCATGGAGTACATCATCAACAACGTCATCCAGATCCACCCGCTGGCGCTCACCCGCTTCGACGAGGTCGAAGACGAGGAGGCCCGCGAGCGCATCGAGAAGATGACGCGCCACTCCGAGAGCAAGCCCGCCTATTTCGTCGACCACCTGGCCTGGGGCATCGGCACCATCGCCGCCTCGCAGTACCCCGACCCGGTCGTCGTGCGCATGAGCGACTTCAAGACCAACGAATACGCCGACCTCATCGGCGGGCGCCAATTCGAGCCCGACGAAGCCAACCCCATGCTCGGCTGGCGCGGCGCCTCGCGCTACTACAGCGACGACTACCGCGACGGCTTCGCCCTCGAGTGTCAGGCCATCAAGCGGGTGCGCGACGAGATGGGCTTCGACAACGTGATCATGATGATCCCGTTTTGCCGCACCCCCGAAGAGGCCGACCGCGTCCTCGAGGTCATCGAGGAGAACGGGCTCGAGCGCGGCAAAAATGGCCTGAAGCTGTACGTGATGGCCGAGATCCCCACCAATATCATGCAGGCCGACGAGTTCTGCGAGAGATTCGACGGTTTCTCCATCGGCTCGAACGACCTGACCCAGCTGACCATGGGCGTCGACCGCGACGCCCAACGGCTGTCGTACCTGTTCGACGAGCGTAACAACTCGGTCAAACGCCTCATCGCCCAGCTCATCGACACCGCCCACGACCGCGGCTGCTCGGTGGGCATCTGCGGCGAAGCGCCCAGCAACTACCCCGACTTCGCCGCCTTCTTGGTCGAGCATGGCATCGACTCCATCTCGTTGAGCCCCGACAGCATCATGAAGACCCTCGAGGTCATCGCCGAGGTCGAAAAGAGCTAA
- the otsB gene encoding trehalose-phosphatase gives MAHPSKSLSLVCLEAVIFDLDGVLTDTASAHFEAWKETFDELLRERDGADFDPFTQQDYLDFVDGKPRYEGVQSFLEARGIDLPMGDADAAPGLDSVYAVGTAKNERYQAFLSKGHIEVFDDAVRFVEMLRERGVRTAVVSSSKNCKTVLDTAGLAHLFAARVDGNDLGAHGLAGKPEPDMFIEAAGRLGTTPRHAVVVEDAVSGVQAGRRGHFCQVIGMARGDDAAQLSEAGADIVISSFDELQIAASGERMPKTVKSGMESLDEIVEQVSDKHLAVFLDYDGTLTPIVDQPDQAVLSDEMKQTVERLGAMDEKCTVAVVSGRDLGDVRERVGIDNIAYAGSHGFDILGPEGESMMLEKGEDFVPALDRAEEELRRRTRRIEGALLERKRYSLAVHYRQVANKDVPTVEKHVDQVVDHISELRKTHGKKVYDLQPNIDWDKGKAVDWLLDKLGLAGDDVVPMYIGDDVTDEDAFRALEGRGITLAVQDVAKPTAADYRLADPDAVKRFLDNLADRL, from the coding sequence ATGGCCCATCCATCGAAGTCGTTGTCCCTTGTCTGCCTCGAGGCGGTCATCTTCGACCTCGACGGCGTGCTGACCGACACTGCCTCGGCGCATTTCGAGGCGTGGAAAGAGACCTTCGACGAGCTTCTGCGCGAGCGTGACGGCGCCGATTTCGACCCGTTCACCCAGCAGGACTATCTGGACTTCGTCGACGGAAAGCCACGCTACGAGGGCGTGCAGAGCTTCCTGGAGGCGCGCGGCATCGACCTGCCGATGGGCGATGCCGACGCGGCGCCCGGGCTCGACTCGGTCTATGCGGTCGGCACGGCTAAGAACGAGCGCTACCAGGCCTTTTTGAGCAAGGGTCATATCGAGGTGTTCGACGACGCGGTGCGCTTCGTCGAGATGCTTCGCGAGCGCGGGGTGCGCACTGCGGTGGTCTCCTCGAGCAAGAACTGTAAGACGGTGCTCGACACCGCCGGCCTGGCGCACCTGTTCGCCGCGCGGGTCGACGGCAACGACCTGGGCGCCCACGGACTGGCCGGCAAGCCCGAGCCCGACATGTTCATCGAGGCCGCCGGCCGGCTCGGCACCACGCCGCGCCACGCGGTGGTCGTCGAGGACGCCGTCTCCGGGGTGCAGGCTGGCCGGCGCGGCCACTTCTGCCAGGTCATCGGCATGGCCCGCGGGGACGACGCAGCGCAACTGTCCGAGGCCGGCGCAGATATCGTGATCAGTAGTTTTGACGAACTTCAAATTGCAGCGAGTGGAGAGCGAATGCCCAAGACCGTAAAGAGTGGAATGGAGTCACTGGACGAGATTGTCGAGCAAGTGAGCGACAAGCACCTGGCGGTGTTTTTGGACTACGACGGCACGCTCACGCCCATCGTCGACCAACCCGACCAGGCCGTGCTGTCCGACGAGATGAAGCAGACCGTCGAGCGGTTGGGCGCCATGGACGAAAAGTGCACCGTGGCGGTGGTCAGCGGCCGCGACCTGGGCGACGTGCGCGAGCGCGTCGGCATCGACAATATCGCCTACGCAGGCAGCCACGGCTTCGACATTTTGGGGCCCGAGGGTGAGAGCATGATGCTCGAAAAAGGCGAGGACTTCGTGCCCGCCCTCGACCGCGCCGAAGAGGAGCTACGCCGACGGACGCGCCGGATCGAAGGGGCGCTGCTCGAGCGAAAGCGCTACTCGTTGGCCGTCCACTACCGACAGGTCGCCAACAAGGACGTGCCCACCGTCGAAAAGCACGTCGACCAGGTCGTCGATCATATCTCCGAGCTACGAAAGACCCACGGCAAAAAGGTCTACGACCTGCAGCCCAACATCGACTGGGACAAGGGCAAGGCAGTCGACTGGCTGCTCGATAAACTGGGACTGGCGGGCGACGACGTCGTGCCCATGTATATCGGCGACGACGTCACCGACGAGGACGCCTTTCGCGCCCTCGAGGGCCGCGGCATCACCCTGGCCGTCCAAGACGTCGCCAAGCCGACGGCCGCCGACTACCGGCTGGCCGATCCCGACGCGGTCAAACGCTTTTTGGATAATCTGGCCGACCGCCTGTAA
- a CDS encoding glycoside hydrolase family 65 protein, which yields MTDEHWSLVYHQFRPELQGLREALCTLGNGYFATRGAFPEAHADKVHYPGTYLAGGYNRLETEIAGRVIENEDLVNFPNWLSLHFRIDGGDWFDLRDVDILDFHQELDLKAGLLTRRVRFRDASERTTSFVERRFVHLARSHVAGLQMEVCAEDWSGSLEFRSSIDGRVINEGVERYKRLASQHHRPVEMEQVDEETVYLKVRTLQSRLEVATAARTRVYCNGERIEPHRRLHEESGGMIGQVFDLEVAEGDEVGVEKVVSMFSSRDRAIAECGLAAKDELTDLPGFDELQRRHSLAWELLWRRFDIAMDVDNAKGERFHPALVLRLHVFHLVQTVSPNTKDLDAGVPARGWHGEAYRGHIFWDELFIFPLMNLRMPEITRSLLNYRYRRLDAARQAAREAGYRGAMFPWQSGSSGREESQVLHLNPESGRWLPDNTHLQYHVSADIAYNVWQYYQVTDDLEYLLFYGAEVILEVARFFASLTTYDETSERYEIHGVMGPDEYHDSYPNADEPGLDNNAYTNVMAVWVLTKALEVLDRLPELRYDELRDMLDLRPDEIDRWRDISHNMRLCFHDDGIVSQFEGYEELEEFAWDEYREKYDNIQRLDRILEAEGDTPNRYKASKQADVLMLFYLFSDEELAEIFERLGYGFDADIKQRNINYYLQRTSHGSTLSRVVHSWVTADCDRSQSWNLFLDALKSDISDIQGGTTPEGIHLGAMAGTVDLVQRSYAGIEIRGDDVLRFNPQLPDELARLHLDIRWRAHSLAVTISKDRLEISARQSSAKPIRIGFGGDVYRLEAGECREFRLKRT from the coding sequence ATGACGGATGAGCACTGGTCACTGGTCTACCACCAATTTCGCCCCGAGTTGCAGGGCCTGCGCGAGGCGTTGTGCACGTTGGGTAACGGCTATTTTGCCACCCGCGGCGCGTTTCCGGAGGCCCACGCCGACAAAGTCCACTACCCGGGCACGTACCTGGCCGGCGGCTACAACCGCCTCGAGACCGAGATCGCCGGCCGGGTCATCGAAAACGAAGATCTGGTCAACTTTCCCAACTGGTTGAGCCTGCACTTCCGCATCGACGGCGGCGACTGGTTCGACCTGCGCGACGTCGACATCCTCGACTTCCATCAAGAACTCGACCTCAAGGCGGGCCTGCTGACCCGACGGGTGCGCTTTCGTGACGCATCCGAGCGCACCACTTCGTTTGTCGAGCGCCGTTTTGTGCACCTGGCCCGCTCCCACGTCGCCGGCCTCCAGATGGAGGTGTGCGCCGAGGATTGGTCGGGCTCGCTGGAGTTTCGCAGCAGCATCGACGGCCGGGTGATCAACGAGGGGGTCGAGCGCTACAAACGGCTGGCCAGCCAGCACCACAGGCCCGTCGAGATGGAGCAGGTCGACGAGGAGACCGTCTACCTGAAGGTGCGCACGCTCCAGTCGCGCCTCGAAGTCGCCACCGCCGCGCGGACCCGCGTGTATTGCAACGGGGAGCGAATCGAGCCCCACCGCCGGCTCCACGAGGAGAGCGGGGGGATGATCGGCCAGGTGTTCGACCTCGAGGTGGCCGAAGGCGACGAGGTCGGCGTCGAGAAGGTCGTCTCCATGTTCAGCTCGCGCGACCGCGCCATCGCCGAGTGTGGCCTGGCGGCCAAAGACGAGCTGACGGACTTGCCCGGCTTCGACGAGTTACAGCGGCGGCATTCGCTGGCCTGGGAGCTTCTGTGGCGGCGCTTCGACATCGCCATGGACGTCGACAACGCCAAAGGCGAGCGCTTCCACCCGGCCCTGGTCCTTCGGCTGCACGTCTTCCACCTGGTGCAGACCGTCTCGCCGAACACCAAGGATCTCGACGCGGGCGTGCCGGCTCGCGGCTGGCACGGCGAGGCCTATCGGGGCCATATCTTCTGGGACGAGCTGTTCATCTTTCCGTTGATGAACCTGCGCATGCCCGAGATCACCCGCTCCCTGCTCAACTACCGCTATCGGCGCCTCGATGCGGCGCGCCAGGCGGCCAGGGAGGCGGGCTACCGCGGGGCGATGTTTCCCTGGCAGAGCGGGAGCAGCGGGCGCGAAGAGAGCCAGGTCTTGCACCTCAACCCGGAGAGCGGACGCTGGCTGCCCGACAACACTCACCTGCAATATCACGTCAGCGCCGACATCGCGTACAACGTCTGGCAGTACTACCAGGTCACCGACGACTTGGAGTACCTGCTCTTTTACGGCGCCGAGGTCATCTTGGAGGTCGCCCGCTTCTTCGCCAGCTTGACCACCTACGACGAGACCAGCGAGCGCTACGAAATCCACGGGGTGATGGGGCCTGACGAGTACCACGACAGCTATCCCAACGCCGACGAGCCGGGGCTCGATAACAACGCCTATACCAACGTGATGGCCGTGTGGGTGCTCACCAAGGCCCTCGAGGTGCTCGATAGGCTCCCCGAGCTTCGCTACGACGAGCTGCGCGACATGCTCGACCTTCGCCCCGACGAGATCGACCGGTGGCGAGACATCAGCCACAACATGCGCCTCTGCTTTCACGACGACGGCATCGTCAGCCAATTCGAGGGGTACGAAGAGCTCGAGGAGTTCGCCTGGGACGAGTATCGCGAGAAGTACGACAATATCCAGCGCCTCGACCGCATCTTGGAGGCCGAGGGCGACACGCCCAACCGCTACAAGGCCTCCAAACAGGCCGACGTGCTCATGCTCTTCTACCTGTTCTCCGATGAGGAGCTCGCCGAGATCTTCGAGCGTCTGGGCTACGGGTTCGACGCCGACATCAAGCAGCGCAACATCAACTACTACCTGCAGCGCACCTCGCACGGTTCGACGCTCAGCCGCGTCGTGCACTCGTGGGTGACCGCCGACTGCGACCGCTCCCAGTCGTGGAACCTCTTTTTGGACGCGCTCAAGAGCGACATCTCCGATATCCAGGGGGGCACGACCCCCGAGGGCATCCACCTGGGCGCGATGGCCGGCACCGTCGATCTGGTCCAGCGAAGCTACGCGGGCATCGAGATTCGCGGCGACGACGTGCTGCGCTTCAACCCGCAGCTTCCCGACGAACTCGCCCGGCTGCACCTCGACATTCGCTGGCGCGCCCACTCGCTGGCGGTGACCATCTCGAAAGACCGCCTCGAGATCAGCGCTCGCCAGAGCAGCGCCAAGCCGATCCGCATCGGATTCGGCGGCGACGTCTATCGGTTGGAGGCCGGTGAGTGCCGCGAATTCCGCCTGAAGCGAACTTGA
- a CDS encoding YbhB/YbcL family Raf kinase inhibitor-like protein, whose protein sequence is MEIRSESFDDNSFIPKRFTCDGEDVSPPLFWSQGPEGTRSYLILCEDPDAPRGTFHHWGVYDIPTDQTSLMEGLPPRTEDDGLKQAENDFNTIGYQGPCPPKQDGPHRYYFRVWALKIANLEFESTPTIPELKRMARPHLCAEAEIVGLYNRE, encoded by the coding sequence ATGGAGATTCGCAGCGAATCGTTCGACGACAACAGCTTCATCCCGAAAAGATTCACGTGCGACGGCGAGGACGTCTCGCCGCCGCTCTTTTGGTCGCAGGGGCCGGAGGGTACCCGCAGCTACCTCATCTTGTGCGAAGACCCGGATGCGCCGCGCGGCACGTTCCATCACTGGGGGGTTTACGATATCCCCACCGACCAGACGAGCCTGATGGAGGGCTTGCCTCCGCGCACTGAAGACGACGGGCTCAAGCAGGCCGAGAACGACTTCAACACCATCGGCTACCAGGGCCCCTGCCCTCCCAAGCAAGACGGCCCGCACCGCTACTACTTTCGTGTGTGGGCGCTCAAAATCGCCAACCTCGAATTCGAGAGCACCCCGACGATCCCCGAACTCAAACGCATGGCCCGGCCGCACCTGTGCGCCGAGGCCGAAATCGTCGGGCTCTACAATCGCGAGTAA
- a CDS encoding APC family permease codes for MSESDRSTSQSELERSLGLKEALTIGVGTMIGAGIFIFPGLASGKAGMAATVSFALGGLISVLVAMCTSELATGIPKSGGTYYFVSEGLGKLPGAVAGIGLWWGLVFASSFYLVGFGLYINQIFGELGVGFEVNARALGVSAAIALTVVNVLGTEKTGELQDVIVLILATLLTVFLSYGIIDATGIIGEARVSEEFAPEGLGPIFTTAALVYTSYLGFAQIANVAGEVKEPDKNLPRAMIGSVLIVAVLYIATIFVATSVLGYERLGELGETAMVEVGRGLWATVGAVVVLSGGLLATLSSANASILSSSRSVYALASDKLLPERASKVNEMLGTPVVSILMAGVPVVALVALGQVETLAEVASCLHLVLYGSMCLAVLMLRRSSPDWYSPSFQTSLYPFVPALGALASFALIAFMKPLSQLLAGGIIAAAALWYLAYRKWPHENG; via the coding sequence ATGAGCGAGTCCGACAGAAGCACCTCTCAAAGTGAGCTCGAACGCTCGCTTGGCCTCAAAGAGGCGCTGACCATTGGCGTCGGCACGATGATTGGGGCGGGCATCTTTATCTTTCCTGGCCTGGCCTCCGGCAAAGCGGGCATGGCGGCCACCGTCTCGTTCGCCCTGGGCGGACTGATCTCGGTGCTCGTCGCCATGTGCACCTCCGAGCTGGCCACCGGCATCCCCAAAAGTGGCGGGACCTACTACTTCGTCTCCGAGGGCCTCGGGAAGCTGCCCGGCGCCGTGGCCGGCATCGGGTTGTGGTGGGGCCTGGTCTTCGCCTCGTCGTTCTACCTGGTCGGCTTCGGCCTCTACATCAACCAGATCTTCGGCGAATTGGGCGTCGGCTTCGAGGTCAACGCCCGCGCTCTGGGCGTCTCGGCAGCGATCGCGCTGACCGTGGTCAACGTGCTCGGCACCGAGAAGACCGGCGAGCTGCAAGACGTCATCGTGTTGATCCTAGCGACGCTGCTGACCGTCTTTTTGAGCTACGGCATCATCGACGCGACCGGCATCATCGGGGAGGCGCGCGTCTCCGAGGAGTTCGCCCCCGAGGGCCTGGGCCCGATCTTTACGACCGCCGCGCTCGTCTACACCTCGTATCTGGGGTTCGCCCAGATCGCCAACGTCGCAGGCGAGGTCAAAGAGCCCGACAAGAACCTGCCCCGCGCGATGATCGGCAGCGTTCTGATCGTGGCCGTGCTCTACATCGCCACCATCTTTGTGGCCACCAGCGTGCTGGGCTACGAACGGCTCGGCGAGCTCGGCGAGACGGCGATGGTCGAGGTCGGCCGCGGCCTGTGGGCTACCGTGGGCGCGGTGGTCGTGCTCAGCGGCGGGCTTCTGGCGACGCTGTCGAGCGCGAACGCCTCCATTCTGAGCTCGTCGCGCTCGGTCTACGCGCTCGCCTCCGACAAGCTCCTGCCCGAGCGCGCCTCCAAGGTCAACGAGATGCTCGGCACGCCCGTGGTCTCGATTCTGATGGCCGGGGTGCCCGTGGTCGCGCTCGTGGCGCTGGGCCAAGTCGAGACCCTCGCCGAGGTCGCCTCGTGCCTGCATCTGGTGCTCTACGGCTCGATGTGCCTGGCGGTCTTGATGCTTCGCCGCTCCTCGCCCGACTGGTACAGCCCGTCGTTTCAGACGTCGCTCTATCCGTTCGTGCCGGCGCTGGGGGCGCTGGCCAGCTTCGCCTTGATCGCCTTCATGAAACCGCTCTCGCAACTACTCGCCGGCGGCATCATCGCCGCAGCCGCGCTCTGGTACCTCGCCTATCGAAAATGGCCTCACGAAAACGGGTGA
- a CDS encoding universal stress protein, with amino-acid sequence MTSTHTLFDDKTKILVPVELPDPQPFAPWLVDFLGALDVHVLGCYLVKEQTSLEQSRDQFEEEARERLDEVVARFQDTGAQTSSTLVFTHDIVETIDRAEAEIDVDLLIRPSEVGKISNLLAVVTDDLHLERVRQCITALLEESVVPVTLLHVMDEDAESSEREKESLVLDGLKQRLIEHGLDEDRIETRCLHDADPAERTIEFSRDYDVVIMDENEKKLRDQLLRQTPIPIIMVRAHGDED; translated from the coding sequence ATGACTTCGACGCATACGCTGTTCGACGACAAGACGAAGATTCTGGTGCCGGTCGAGTTGCCCGACCCCCAACCGTTCGCGCCCTGGCTGGTCGACTTCTTGGGCGCGCTCGATGTGCACGTGCTCGGCTGCTACCTGGTCAAAGAGCAGACATCCCTGGAGCAGTCGCGCGACCAGTTCGAAGAGGAGGCGCGCGAGCGCCTCGACGAGGTCGTCGCCCGCTTCCAAGACACCGGCGCCCAGACCTCGTCGACGCTCGTCTTCACCCACGACATCGTCGAGACGATCGACCGCGCCGAAGCCGAGATCGACGTCGACCTGCTCATCCGCCCCAGCGAGGTCGGCAAGATCTCGAACCTGTTGGCCGTGGTGACCGACGACTTGCACCTCGAGCGAGTCCGCCAGTGCATCACCGCGCTGCTCGAAGAGAGCGTGGTCCCCGTCACGCTGCTGCATGTGATGGACGAGGACGCCGAGTCGAGCGAGCGCGAAAAAGAGTCGCTGGTGCTCGACGGCCTCAAGCAGCGCTTAATCGAGCACGGACTCGACGAGGACCGCATCGAGACGCGCTGCCTGCACGACGCCGACCCCGCCGAGCGAACCATCGAGTTCTCGCGCGACTACGACGTCGTGATCATGGACGAGAACGAAAAGAAGTTGCGCGACCAGCTTCTCCGGCAGACTCCCATTCCGATCATCATGGTCCGCGCGCACGGCGACGAGGACTGA
- a CDS encoding Vps62-related protein produces MPSLHRLFHLLDRYVVALIEQCLPVGKAVPSSCADIFYGVFMSAVAIAIMQPPAPDTAGFVPPPSERPSVEETIERFAPQVRFHPEERYFPSSVSWFLERTEMRLEVEDGADVLALDHGETSPEVIPAVYVDGNGSGGTSPSRYFLQIANNESELRTREGDMDSAETYVHFRKASDGSKNYDIQYWFFFPYSGPVMGGPVGGAHEGDWEHITVRVDPSLRKVKEIFYAAHDAEGRWMRPSQVRFVDGDHPVVYIARFGHASYARPGLQPRGMLPADRTANGGVTWDTWQDLELVATDAGPRDGYHWLSYSGRWGEVGSVFSGPHGPAFQHYWLADN; encoded by the coding sequence ATGCCCAGCCTCCACCGCCTGTTTCATCTCCTCGATCGTTACGTCGTCGCTCTCATCGAGCAGTGCTTGCCCGTGGGCAAGGCCGTGCCTTCGAGTTGCGCTGACATCTTCTATGGCGTGTTCATGTCGGCGGTCGCCATCGCCATCATGCAGCCGCCGGCGCCGGACACCGCCGGGTTTGTGCCGCCGCCATCGGAGCGTCCGAGCGTCGAAGAGACGATCGAGCGCTTCGCCCCCCAGGTGAGGTTTCACCCCGAGGAGCGCTATTTCCCGTCGTCGGTCTCCTGGTTCCTCGAGCGCACCGAAATGCGCCTCGAGGTCGAGGACGGCGCCGACGTGCTCGCGCTCGACCACGGCGAGACTTCCCCGGAGGTCATCCCGGCGGTCTACGTCGATGGCAACGGGTCGGGCGGGACCTCGCCGAGCCGCTATTTCCTGCAGATCGCCAACAACGAGAGTGAGCTGCGCACCCGCGAAGGCGACATGGACAGCGCCGAGACCTACGTCCACTTTCGCAAGGCGTCGGACGGCTCGAAGAATTACGACATCCAGTACTGGTTCTTCTTTCCGTACAGCGGCCCGGTGATGGGCGGCCCGGTCGGGGGAGCGCACGAGGGCGACTGGGAGCACATCACGGTGCGCGTCGACCCGTCGCTGCGGAAGGTCAAAGAGATCTTCTACGCCGCGCACGACGCCGAAGGACGCTGGATGCGCCCCTCGCAGGTTCGCTTCGTCGACGGCGACCACCCGGTGGTCTACATCGCCCGCTTCGGCCACGCCTCGTACGCACGCCCCGGCCTTCAGCCGCGCGGCATGCTCCCGGCCGACCGCACGGCCAACGGCGGGGTGACCTGGGACACCTGGCAAGACCTCGAGCTCGTCGCCACCGACGCTGGCCCGCGCGACGGCTACCACTGGCTGAGCTACTCGGGCCGCTGGGGCGAAGTCGGCTCGGTCTTCTCGGGCCCGCATGGGCCGGCCTTCCAGCATTATTGGCTCGCGGACAACTAA
- a CDS encoding RNA polymerase sigma factor → MELQALGRLERSRVTFCPECSDRELVDRTNAGSWAAFEELVDRYQDQFHRLAWSYMKNEADAQDVVQVAFLKIYRNLEGFRGDAKFKNWAYRIVVNTALSRIRKERRRREVALDDVSPDFDERDEAPITLADWRVRADEALENRELRQKIVEAVDELEPKYQSIFLLYEVEGLSLDEIGEVVGLTVPGVKSRLHRARLFLRATLERYLRDMGPELTNLGRE, encoded by the coding sequence ATGGAATTGCAGGCCCTTGGGAGACTCGAGCGATCGCGTGTGACCTTTTGCCCGGAGTGCAGCGACCGCGAGTTGGTCGACCGGACCAACGCGGGTAGCTGGGCGGCCTTCGAGGAGTTGGTCGACCGCTACCAGGACCAGTTTCACCGGCTGGCGTGGAGCTACATGAAGAACGAGGCCGACGCGCAGGACGTGGTGCAGGTGGCGTTCTTGAAGATCTATCGCAACTTGGAGGGCTTTCGCGGGGACGCGAAGTTCAAGAATTGGGCGTACCGCATCGTCGTGAACACGGCGTTGAGCCGCATCCGCAAGGAGAGGCGGCGCCGCGAGGTCGCCCTCGACGACGTCAGCCCCGACTTCGACGAGCGTGACGAGGCGCCGATCACCCTGGCCGACTGGCGCGTGCGCGCCGACGAGGCGCTGGAGAACCGTGAGCTGCGCCAAAAGATCGTCGAGGCGGTCGACGAGCTCGAGCCCAAATACCAGTCGATCTTTTTGCTCTACGAGGTCGAAGGTCTGTCGCTCGACGAAATCGGCGAGGTCGTCGGGCTGACCGTGCCCGGGGTCAAGAGCCGGCTGCACCGCGCGCGGCTCTTTTTGCGCGCCACCCTAGAGCGCTACCTGCGCGACATGGGCCCCGAGCTCACGAATCTGGGTCGCGAGTGA